The Nostoc sp. NIES-3756 DNA window AATTAGAACAAATATTGTTAGAAAAAATACCAACCCCTTCCAGAGCAGACTGTCGCCAATATGCTGTCACTAAATTTGATTGGCAAAAAATAGCTCAACAAGTAAGGCAAGTAATTTTGGCTTGAGGCTAGGGAGGAGATAAGGGAGATGAGGAGGATGAGGGAGTAGGGGGAGCAAGGGAACAGGCGAGAACAACTGATAACTGATAACTGACCAATGAAAATCCTATTTTTAGACCAGAGTGGTAAACCTGGTGGTGCAGAATTGTGTTTAATTGATATAGCTAAACCTTATCGCGATCGCGCTTTGGTTGGGTTATTTGCCGATGGCTCATTTAAAACCTTACTACAACAAAATCACATACCTGTTGAAGTATTCACACATCAGCCAATTCAAGTCCGTAAGCAAAGTAATTTATTGCAAGCACTTGGTAGTTTGGGACAACTAGCGCCTCTAGTGGCTAAGGTAGTGCAGAGAGCTATTGAGTATGATTTAATCTACGCTAATACACAAAAGGCTTTAGTTGTAGGTGCGATCGCTAGCTTATTGGCTCGTCGTCCGTTAGTTTACCATTTACATGATATTCTTTCCCCAGAACACTTTAGTAAAACTAACCTGCGAGTTGCAGTTAACCTAGCTAACCGTTTTGCTTCATTAGTAATAGCTAATTCCCAAGCCAGTGAAGCAGCCTTTGTGCAAGCTGGAGGACGCGCGGAACTTACGACAGTTATTTATAACGGTTTTGAGCCAAAACTCTATCAAACTTGTGCATTAGATACTAGTAAATTACGACAAAATTTAGGCATAGAAGATAAATTTGTCGTTGGACA harbors:
- a CDS encoding glycosyltransferase, whose amino-acid sequence is MKILFLDQSGKPGGAELCLIDIAKPYRDRALVGLFADGSFKTLLQQNHIPVEVFTHQPIQVRKQSNLLQALGSLGQLAPLVAKVVQRAIEYDLIYANTQKALVVGAIASLLARRPLVYHLHDILSPEHFSKTNLRVAVNLANRFASLVIANSQASEAAFVQAGGRAELTTVIYNGFEPKLYQTCALDTSKLRQNLGIEDKFVVGHFSRLSPWKGQHILIEALAKCPPQVTALLVGDALFGEQEYVKQLHQQIAQLGLENRVKFLGFRADIPQLMAACDLVTHTSTAPEPFGRVIVEAMLCGKPVVAAKAGGATELVEHGINGFLTTPGEPEELANIINSCLEDIHNTATIANNAKAIASERFNVVNINRQIAQVLSSKLIVY